Proteins from one Stenotrophomonas aracearum genomic window:
- a CDS encoding LacI family DNA-binding transcriptional regulator → MRNTPKAVRRKGSAVTIDEVAAHAGVSAMTVSRVINGHTGVREGNRERVLRSVQELDYRPNLAASALAAAQQTCIALIYTNPSSSYLRELLVGALRGSTRAAVQLLIASWDELGPRARREAARSLASRVAGVILPPPLCESKAIVDAFVNAGIAVVAIASGHFSGRISCVRIDDRHASRDIVEHLIAQGHRRIGYIAGDPNQTASAQRSQGYRDALVDAGIGYDEALVYAGHFTYRSGLEAAQQLLSLPCPPSAIFASNDDMASAVVSVAHRRGLQVPGDLSVVGFDDTSASTMVWPEVTTIHQPVAEMADAAIDILLGEIRRTPGARQNIVNHVLPHQLVLRASVQPPGRP, encoded by the coding sequence TTGAGGAACACCCCCAAAGCGGTGCGTCGCAAAGGCAGCGCCGTCACCATCGACGAGGTCGCGGCGCATGCCGGGGTTTCGGCCATGACGGTTTCGAGGGTCATCAACGGCCACACCGGCGTGCGTGAGGGAAACCGGGAACGGGTGCTGCGCAGCGTGCAGGAACTGGACTACCGGCCCAACCTGGCGGCCAGCGCATTGGCCGCCGCGCAGCAGACCTGCATCGCGCTGATCTACACCAATCCCAGTTCCAGCTACCTGCGCGAACTGCTGGTCGGCGCCCTGCGCGGCTCCACCCGGGCGGCAGTGCAGCTGCTGATCGCGAGCTGGGATGAATTGGGGCCACGGGCACGCCGGGAGGCGGCACGGAGCCTGGCCAGCCGCGTCGCAGGCGTGATACTGCCGCCGCCATTATGCGAGTCCAAGGCCATCGTCGATGCATTCGTCAACGCCGGCATCGCCGTGGTCGCCATCGCCTCCGGCCACTTCAGCGGCCGCATTTCCTGCGTGCGCATCGACGACCGCCACGCAAGCCGCGATATCGTGGAACATCTGATCGCGCAGGGCCATCGCCGCATCGGCTACATTGCCGGCGACCCCAACCAGACCGCCAGCGCGCAGCGCTCGCAGGGCTACCGTGACGCCTTGGTCGATGCCGGCATCGGCTACGACGAGGCACTGGTCTACGCCGGTCACTTCACGTACCGGTCGGGCCTGGAGGCCGCGCAGCAGCTGCTGTCACTGCCCTGCCCGCCCAGCGCCATTTTCGCCAGCAATGACGATATGGCGTCTGCGGTGGTCTCGGTAGCGCATCGTCGTGGCCTACAGGTGCCGGGCGACCTGTCCGTGGTCGGTTTCGATGACACCTCGGCCTCGACCATGGTCTGGCCGGAAGTCACCACCATTCACCAGCCGGTAGCGGAGATGGCCGACGCCGCGATCGACATCCTGCTGGGCGAGATCAGGCGCACGCCCGGCGCGCGGCAGAACATCGTGAACCATGTACTGCCCCACCAGTTGGTCCTGCGCGCGTCAGTGCAACCGCCGGGCCGCCCGTAG
- a CDS encoding LysR family transcriptional regulator codes for MNLHHLAIFHAIAETGSISAAALRVHVSQPALSRELKVFEARLGVVLFERQSRGMRMTEPGKVLHTYSTRLFAVADSAQAAMRDFADARAGQLSIGASNTIGTYVLPRYIAEFRKAFPQVGISLFVGNTEQVAQGVADLRFSVGFIEGPIRVEGVTTKAFSRDELIPVVGAEHPLATRKRAAPTDINGLPLLMREPGSGTRELIADLLQALGVQTGSIVEFGNTEALKQAAIHGGGIAWLPTISVTRDLEEGTLVRLPVKALALQRPLSIIRREGAWQAPAMEAFLEMVR; via the coding sequence ATGAACCTCCATCACCTGGCCATCTTTCACGCCATTGCCGAGACCGGCAGCATTTCCGCCGCGGCCCTGCGCGTGCATGTCTCCCAGCCTGCTCTGTCGCGGGAGCTCAAGGTGTTCGAGGCGCGTTTGGGTGTGGTCCTGTTCGAGCGACAGTCCCGTGGCATGCGCATGACCGAACCGGGCAAGGTGCTGCACACCTATTCCACGCGCCTTTTCGCCGTGGCCGACAGTGCGCAGGCGGCCATGCGCGATTTCGCGGACGCTCGCGCCGGTCAGCTCTCCATCGGCGCCAGCAATACCATCGGCACCTATGTGCTGCCCCGCTACATCGCCGAGTTCCGCAAGGCCTTTCCGCAGGTGGGCATCTCCCTGTTTGTCGGCAACACCGAGCAGGTTGCGCAGGGCGTCGCAGATCTACGCTTCAGCGTGGGATTCATCGAAGGCCCGATCCGGGTCGAGGGAGTAACCACAAAGGCCTTCAGCCGCGATGAGCTGATTCCCGTAGTAGGCGCGGAGCACCCGCTCGCGACGCGCAAGCGCGCGGCTCCGACAGACATCAACGGGCTTCCGTTGCTGATGCGCGAACCCGGCTCCGGTACCCGCGAGCTGATCGCAGACCTGCTGCAGGCGCTCGGTGTACAGACCGGCAGCATCGTGGAATTCGGCAATACCGAGGCGCTGAAACAGGCGGCTATCCACGGCGGCGGCATCGCCTGGCTGCCCACCATCAGCGTGACGCGTGACCTGGAAGAAGGCACCTTGGTGCGGCTGCCGGTGAAAGCATTGGCCTTGCAACGACCGCTCAGCATCATCCGCCGCGAGGGCGCCTGGCAGGCGCCTGCGATGGAGGCATTTCTTGAGATGGTGCGGTAG
- a CDS encoding autotransporter outer membrane beta-barrel domain-containing protein, protein MVPVSIGGKLQIDPGATLQLDHSDRLPVGSPISIANAGGGVTGNFSQVTDEFAFLDPSVTAGGGGLSLTLERDGTTVPSQGETPNQVSVGGAIETLPVTSPVFNAVILLPDSPGAVTQALSALSGESHANTAVSLLDNRFLTDGVGQRLRGQAFTSEVGANTAWFSARALPRRIDPSGGMPGLRTRDEGVMAGIDRRFGENVVAGISVGRQDMESWSREYDDTADIDANHVGLYAQADWGRFSLTGGVDYADYDIESRRQVTIGSTLDERLNADYDAQAISGYVEAAWTFEAGSARYTPYLNVTHTRLKTDGFTEQGGVAALSADSQRDDYTSATLGVRAAWDLGQRARLEAGLGWQHAFGDTDLSRTMRMAAGSGFEVRSVALAENAAVGEFGISLQTSQASRLSMMLQGASGDGETAYGAQLTWGWSF, encoded by the coding sequence GTGGTTCCGGTCAGCATCGGCGGCAAGCTGCAGATCGACCCGGGCGCTACGCTGCAGCTGGACCACAGTGACCGCTTGCCGGTCGGCTCGCCGATCAGCATTGCCAATGCGGGCGGCGGCGTCACCGGCAACTTCAGCCAGGTAACCGACGAATTTGCCTTCCTCGACCCGTCGGTTACCGCTGGCGGCGGAGGTTTGTCGCTGACCCTGGAACGCGACGGCACCACGGTGCCTTCGCAGGGCGAAACCCCGAACCAGGTGTCCGTGGGCGGCGCGATCGAAACGCTGCCGGTCACCAGCCCGGTGTTCAACGCGGTGATCCTGCTGCCTGATTCGCCGGGGGCGGTGACCCAGGCGCTGAGTGCGCTGTCGGGTGAGAGCCATGCCAACACGGCGGTGTCGCTGCTGGACAACCGCTTCCTCACCGACGGCGTCGGTCAGCGCCTGCGTGGACAGGCCTTCACCAGCGAAGTGGGCGCCAACACCGCATGGTTCAGTGCCCGTGCGCTGCCGCGCCGGATCGACCCGAGTGGCGGCATGCCGGGCCTGCGCACCCGCGATGAAGGCGTCATGGCCGGTATCGACCGCCGCTTCGGCGAGAACGTGGTTGCGGGTATCTCGGTGGGTCGCCAAGACATGGAAAGCTGGTCGCGCGAGTATGACGACACGGCTGACATCGACGCCAATCACGTCGGGCTGTATGCCCAGGCCGATTGGGGCCGCTTCAGCCTGACCGGTGGTGTGGATTACGCGGACTACGATATCGAGAGCCGCCGCCAGGTCACCATCGGCAGCACCCTCGATGAGCGGCTGAACGCCGACTACGACGCCCAGGCCATCAGCGGGTACGTGGAAGCGGCCTGGACCTTCGAAGCCGGTTCGGCCCGCTACACCCCGTACCTCAACGTCACCCACACCCGTCTCAAGACCGACGGCTTCACCGAACAGGGCGGCGTTGCTGCGCTTTCCGCGGACAGTCAGCGCGACGACTACACCAGCGCCACGCTGGGCGTGCGTGCGGCCTGGGACCTGGGCCAGCGTGCCCGGCTTGAAGCTGGCCTGGGCTGGCAGCACGCCTTCGGCGACACGGACCTCAGCCGCACCATGCGCATGGCGGCCGGAAGCGGCTTCGAGGTGCGCAGCGTCGCATTGGCCGAGAATGCGGCAGTGGGCGAGTTCGGCATAAGCCTGCAGACCTCGCAGGCCAGCCGCCTCTCGATGATGCTGCAGGGCGCCAGTGGTGACGGCGAAACCGCGTACGGCGCGCAGTTGACCTGGGGGTGGAGTTTCTAA
- a CDS encoding L,D-transpeptidase produces the protein MALSLACSGAAFAQEEPSIEADHSADAVDMLPSGQEVSQTVIDLAGWVKASKDTAGYPFAVIDKVNAQILVFGGDGKLKGAAPALFGSDKGDRSDPGVVKYALKDIPKGQRTTPAGSFVGGYGPSMDTGRVLWMDFDTAVSIHPTATGVKSERRPARLASPEPDDNRITNGCINVDPEFYAKVIKPTFEKGGLFYVLPEETEISKVFPEFAKSQATAQHTEGKRPRRERADAQDGVSP, from the coding sequence CTGGCACTTTCTTTGGCATGTTCCGGCGCGGCGTTCGCCCAGGAAGAGCCCTCCATCGAGGCCGACCACTCCGCCGACGCGGTGGACATGCTGCCCTCCGGGCAGGAAGTTTCCCAAACGGTGATCGACCTGGCCGGTTGGGTCAAGGCGAGCAAGGACACGGCTGGCTATCCATTTGCCGTCATCGACAAGGTCAACGCACAGATCCTGGTGTTTGGCGGCGACGGCAAGCTGAAGGGCGCGGCGCCTGCGCTGTTCGGTTCGGATAAGGGTGACCGCTCAGACCCCGGCGTCGTCAAATATGCATTGAAGGATATTCCAAAGGGCCAGCGCACCACCCCGGCGGGCAGTTTCGTCGGCGGCTACGGCCCTTCGATGGACACCGGGCGGGTCCTGTGGATGGACTTCGATACGGCGGTGTCCATCCATCCCACGGCAACCGGGGTCAAGTCGGAACGTCGCCCCGCGCGACTGGCATCGCCTGAGCCGGACGACAACCGCATTACCAACGGCTGCATCAATGTCGATCCCGAGTTCTATGCCAAGGTGATCAAGCCGACGTTCGAGAAGGGCGGGCTGTTCTACGTGCTGCCGGAGGAGACCGAGATTTCCAAGGTCTTCCCGGAATTTGCGAAGAGCCAGGCCACCGCGCAGCACACTGAAGGCAAGCGCCCCCGGCGTGAACGTGCCGACGCACAGGACGGCGTTTCGCCGTAA
- a CDS encoding YeiH family protein has product MHVPRSLTHPSRWIGSHAAGLLLTAAVAAVALVLGHWLPLVGGPVFGIVLGIVVKNTVSPGSRFDAGIRFGGKQVLQWSIIALGFGLSLGEVLKTGMESLAVTLVTVTVAFLSAWVLGRWLRVEGKLTVLIGVGTAICGGSAIAAVTPILKPDDHDTAFAISTIFLFNLVAVLLFPLLGHLMQMSDQGFGLWAGTAINDTSSVVAAGYAYSDLAGGYATIVKLTRSTLIIPICLVLTVVMATLAKRRSAGGTDAGTFKLAAIFPWFILWFLVASGVRSAGWVPAAALPVLHLLAEVLIVFALSAIGLSANLRRMAATGVRPILLGLGVWVAVAVSSLIVQYFIGQL; this is encoded by the coding sequence ATGCATGTCCCTCGCTCTCTCACACATCCCTCCCGTTGGATCGGCAGCCATGCCGCCGGTCTGCTGCTGACCGCGGCTGTCGCGGCGGTTGCCTTGGTGCTGGGCCATTGGCTGCCCCTGGTTGGCGGCCCGGTCTTCGGCATCGTGCTGGGCATCGTGGTCAAGAACACGGTCTCGCCCGGCAGCCGCTTCGACGCCGGCATCCGTTTCGGCGGCAAGCAGGTCCTGCAGTGGTCGATCATTGCCCTGGGCTTCGGCTTGAGTCTGGGCGAAGTGCTCAAGACCGGCATGGAATCGTTGGCGGTGACGCTGGTGACCGTCACCGTTGCCTTCCTGAGCGCTTGGGTGCTGGGCCGGTGGTTGCGCGTGGAAGGCAAGCTCACGGTGCTGATCGGGGTCGGTACGGCCATCTGCGGCGGCTCGGCCATTGCCGCGGTTACGCCTATCCTCAAGCCGGACGACCACGATACCGCCTTTGCCATCTCCACGATCTTCCTGTTCAACCTGGTGGCGGTGCTGTTGTTCCCGCTGCTGGGCCACCTGATGCAGATGAGCGACCAGGGGTTTGGCCTGTGGGCCGGTACCGCGATCAACGACACCTCCTCCGTGGTGGCCGCCGGTTACGCCTACAGCGACCTGGCCGGCGGTTACGCCACCATCGTCAAGCTGACCCGCTCCACGCTAATCATCCCGATCTGCCTGGTGCTGACCGTTGTCATGGCCACGCTGGCCAAGCGGCGCAGCGCGGGTGGCACCGACGCCGGCACGTTCAAGCTGGCCGCGATCTTTCCCTGGTTCATCCTGTGGTTCCTGGTCGCCTCGGGCGTTCGCTCGGCCGGCTGGGTGCCAGCCGCCGCACTTCCGGTGCTGCACCTGCTGGCGGAAGTGCTGATCGTCTTCGCGCTTTCGGCCATTGGCCTGTCCGCGAACCTGCGCCGCATGGCCGCTACCGGCGTGCGTCCCATCCTGCTCGGGCTGGGCGTCTGGGTCGCAGTGGCGGTCAGCAGCCTGATTGTGCAGTACTTTATCGGGCAGCTCTGA
- a CDS encoding mechanosensitive ion channel family protein: MRYLHKLQDALAFEPLAMFGWHLSVGDALAGVTAVLVTLLIAGVCRRAINRYGRRHPDANQAALYTFSRLLHYAILVAGVLIALQVAGLPLSQFAVFTGAIGVGLGFGMQAIFSNFVSGLILLFDRSLKVGDFIELDKDTRGVVKSIDIRSTLITTNDNIDILVPNSEFVTKRLVNWTHGSVNRRVRIAFDVDIDVDKERVKKAALDAAAQVPFTLATSGPKRPQLWLAGAEGSVTNYVLAVWLTEAASRRNSAVRAAYLWELDSALKRHGVLNTLPRRQVVISTLSSPASDNLGHVDADPAREPEALTPEERQALSVNDAKEEAQRESKGEAPT, encoded by the coding sequence ATGAGATATCTGCATAAGCTCCAGGATGCGCTGGCGTTCGAGCCGCTCGCGATGTTCGGCTGGCATCTCAGCGTGGGCGACGCGCTCGCCGGCGTAACAGCGGTGCTGGTCACCTTGCTGATCGCAGGCGTGTGTCGGCGTGCGATCAATCGCTACGGCCGCCGCCACCCGGACGCCAACCAGGCAGCCCTGTACACCTTCTCGCGATTGCTTCACTACGCCATCCTGGTGGCCGGCGTGCTGATCGCCCTGCAGGTGGCCGGGTTGCCGCTGAGCCAGTTCGCGGTGTTTACTGGGGCCATCGGGGTGGGGCTTGGCTTCGGCATGCAGGCCATCTTCAGCAACTTCGTGTCGGGGCTCATCCTGCTGTTCGATCGGTCGTTGAAGGTCGGCGACTTCATCGAGCTGGACAAGGACACGCGCGGGGTCGTCAAGTCGATCGATATCCGCTCCACGTTGATCACGACCAACGACAACATCGACATCCTGGTTCCCAACTCGGAATTCGTGACCAAGCGGTTGGTGAACTGGACCCATGGCTCGGTCAACCGGCGGGTCCGGATTGCATTTGACGTAGACATCGACGTGGACAAGGAGCGGGTGAAGAAGGCAGCGCTGGATGCCGCCGCGCAGGTTCCCTTTACGCTGGCCACGTCGGGACCCAAGCGGCCGCAGCTCTGGTTGGCGGGCGCCGAAGGGAGCGTAACGAACTACGTGCTGGCGGTGTGGCTGACCGAAGCGGCGTCACGCAGGAACTCCGCGGTGCGCGCCGCTTATCTGTGGGAGCTCGACAGCGCGCTGAAGCGACACGGCGTACTGAATACCCTGCCCCGGCGCCAGGTTGTGATCTCTACCCTGAGCTCTCCTGCGTCCGACAACCTTGGCCACGTTGACGCGGACCCAGCCAGGGAACCTGAAGCACTGACGCCGGAAGAACGCCAGGCATTGTCCGTCAACGATGCAAAGGAAGAGGCGCAGCGCGAGTCCAAAGGCGAAGCGCCCACGTAG
- a CDS encoding putative quinol monooxygenase: MYGLIGKMLTEPGQRDVVIDILLRGTEAMPGCRSYIVARDPSNENAIWITEAWDSAEQHRASLALPSVQQAIAQARPHITGFGERFETEPVGGHGI, translated from the coding sequence ATGTACGGACTGATTGGCAAAATGCTCACGGAACCCGGCCAGCGCGATGTGGTAATCGACATCCTGCTGCGGGGAACAGAGGCGATGCCGGGTTGCCGCAGCTACATAGTCGCGCGCGATCCGTCGAACGAGAATGCGATCTGGATCACAGAGGCATGGGACAGCGCAGAGCAGCACCGCGCTTCCCTGGCGCTGCCTTCGGTACAGCAGGCCATCGCCCAGGCGCGGCCGCACATCACGGGATTTGGCGAGCGTTTCGAGACCGAGCCGGTCGGGGGTCATGGGATATAG